In a genomic window of Streptomyces pristinaespiralis:
- a CDS encoding right-handed parallel beta-helix repeat-containing protein, protein MGTKRRHWAPAAAPLALALLAATGCTSTSDGPAEPTGTPSASGAPTSVARVCARPAAGPAKAPAGAVTVDPAVTGDLAAKTRSSPPNTTFWLRPGRHRLEPDRYAQVVPKEGNRYLGAPGAVLDGRKENQYAFSGRARNVTIRHLTVQRFVAPNNEGVVNHDSADGWVIEHATIQDNAGAGLMAGARQRVRASCLRGNGQYGMNAYKAGDSIRGLVVEGNEIVGNNTDDWERRQPGCGCTGGIKFWAVDGADVRGNWVHDNRGAGLWADNNNNDFRIEHNVLEDNDGAALMYETSYNAVIRNNTIRRNNWVEGRGYADRGDDFPYATVYVSESGGEPRVPARTDRIEIYRNVLENNWSGITLWENADRFCNSPANTSTGYCTLLVKDTERCARPAIATAPLDADCRWKTQRVDIHDNRFVLDTSVVGCAVECGRMAVLANYGTYPDWSPYKGERVAEAITHKQHNRWHDNVYRGPWSFVAGDPSRKLDSRQWQDAPYRQDAGSTFDPQAGG, encoded by the coding sequence GTGGGGACCAAGAGGCGGCACTGGGCGCCGGCGGCGGCACCGCTGGCGCTGGCCCTGCTGGCGGCGACCGGCTGCACGAGCACGTCGGACGGCCCGGCGGAGCCGACCGGTACGCCGTCCGCGTCCGGGGCGCCCACGTCCGTGGCCCGGGTCTGCGCCAGGCCCGCGGCCGGGCCGGCGAAGGCGCCGGCCGGCGCGGTGACGGTCGACCCCGCGGTGACCGGTGACCTGGCGGCGAAGACCAGGAGCAGCCCCCCGAACACCACGTTCTGGCTCCGGCCGGGCAGGCACAGGCTCGAGCCGGACCGCTACGCCCAGGTCGTCCCCAAGGAGGGGAACCGCTACCTCGGCGCGCCGGGAGCGGTGCTCGACGGCCGAAAGGAGAACCAGTACGCGTTCAGCGGCAGGGCCCGCAACGTCACCATCCGCCACCTGACCGTGCAGCGTTTCGTCGCGCCGAACAACGAGGGCGTGGTCAACCACGACTCCGCCGACGGGTGGGTGATCGAGCACGCGACGATCCAGGACAACGCCGGCGCCGGGCTGATGGCCGGTGCCCGCCAGCGGGTCCGCGCCAGCTGTCTGCGCGGCAACGGACAGTACGGAATGAACGCGTACAAGGCCGGCGACTCCATCAGGGGCCTGGTGGTCGAGGGCAACGAGATCGTGGGCAACAACACCGACGACTGGGAGCGGCGGCAACCGGGCTGCGGCTGCACCGGAGGCATCAAGTTCTGGGCCGTCGACGGCGCCGACGTGCGCGGCAACTGGGTGCACGACAACCGCGGAGCCGGGTTGTGGGCGGACAACAACAACAACGACTTCCGCATCGAGCACAACGTGCTGGAGGACAACGACGGTGCCGCGCTGATGTACGAGACCAGCTACAACGCGGTCATCCGGAACAACACGATCCGGCGGAACAACTGGGTCGAGGGCCGCGGCTACGCCGACCGGGGCGACGACTTCCCGTACGCGACCGTCTACGTGTCCGAGTCCGGCGGCGAACCACGGGTCCCGGCCCGCACGGACCGGATCGAGATCTACCGGAACGTGCTGGAGAACAACTGGTCCGGGATCACTCTGTGGGAGAACGCCGACCGGTTCTGCAACAGCCCGGCCAACACCTCGACGGGTTACTGCACCTTGCTGGTGAAGGACACGGAGCGCTGCGCCCGGCCGGCGATCGCCACCGCACCCCTTGACGCCGACTGCCGGTGGAAGACCCAGCGGGTGGACATCCACGACAACCGCTTCGTGCTGGACACGTCCGTCGTCGGGTGCGCGGTGGAGTGCGGCCGCATGGCGGTGCTCGCCAACTACGGCACCTATCCGGACTGGTCGCCGTACAAGGGCGAGCGGGTCGCCGAGGCCATCACCCACAAGCAGCACAACCGCTGGCACGACAACGTCTACCGCGGACCGTGGAGCTTCGTCGCGGGCGACCCGAGCCGGAAGCTCGACTCCAGGCAGTGGCAGGACGCGCCGTACCGGCAGGACGCGGGCAGCACCTTCGACCCACAGGCCGGTGGTTGA
- a CDS encoding Wzz/FepE/Etk N-terminal domain-containing protein, translating into MTTSTTADSSAAAPLLDLQALVVAVRRRRRLWCAMALLGLLAGAASAVLMPPAPSAVTKVLVAHEEDQPNDTGTLIRTDVELLRTTRIADKALRSLNSTEDPEDFMRDYRGTGLTNNLLQIEVSGDSDAEAVARAEALADAFVADHVKRMGDAAKAEAKALLDQRDRMRDELARVNKAIGEQAPESGPEASATIESLFARRAELDSRIADFDQRAAEAQTGTPKVVAGTQIVDAPRAVRHSLPKAAATNSAIGLVLGLVLGLALAAVGAVVADRPVLRRDIAANLGASVIAELRRASLRSGRPWRRRTRAARARLAGTLARAVRGSAEPVSLLELGCARSTSVIAMDLAAALAPEGPVVVVDGLPGRRLAGRRPKPGDPAVVGGERAAAVSHEERRLGVGSVAPGTAWTDLQYLGTRTVLVVRAGHGSAAWLHTVARQLADQRIAVIGVVLVDPDPRDRTDGTLWDGRHTALRGLRERTAGQNGTARPRTERLPMWAARVPDNDQEAR; encoded by the coding sequence GTGACCACGAGCACGACTGCGGATTCCTCGGCCGCCGCTCCGCTCCTCGACCTGCAGGCGCTGGTCGTGGCGGTGCGCAGGCGCCGCCGCCTCTGGTGCGCCATGGCGCTGCTGGGGCTGCTGGCCGGCGCGGCGTCGGCGGTCCTGATGCCGCCCGCGCCGAGCGCGGTGACCAAGGTGCTGGTGGCGCACGAGGAGGACCAGCCGAACGACACCGGAACGCTGATCCGTACCGACGTCGAGCTGCTGCGGACCACGCGGATCGCCGACAAGGCCCTGCGGTCCCTCAACTCCACTGAGGACCCCGAGGACTTCATGCGCGACTACCGGGGCACCGGCCTGACCAACAACCTGCTGCAGATCGAAGTGAGCGGTGACAGCGACGCGGAAGCGGTGGCCCGGGCCGAGGCGCTGGCCGACGCTTTCGTCGCGGACCATGTGAAGCGGATGGGGGACGCCGCGAAGGCCGAGGCCAAGGCCCTGCTCGACCAGCGTGACCGCATGCGGGACGAACTCGCCCGGGTCAACAAGGCGATCGGGGAGCAGGCGCCGGAGAGCGGCCCGGAAGCGTCGGCGACCATCGAGTCGCTCTTCGCCCGCCGGGCCGAACTCGACTCGCGGATCGCCGACTTCGACCAGCGGGCCGCAGAGGCGCAGACCGGCACGCCCAAGGTCGTCGCCGGCACACAGATCGTGGACGCCCCACGCGCGGTGCGCCACTCCCTCCCCAAGGCCGCCGCCACCAACTCCGCGATCGGGCTCGTCCTCGGGCTCGTCCTCGGGCTCGCGCTGGCCGCAGTCGGCGCGGTGGTGGCGGACCGCCCCGTGCTGCGCCGGGACATCGCGGCGAATCTCGGCGCCTCGGTCATCGCGGAGCTGCGCCGCGCGTCCTTGCGGTCGGGCAGGCCGTGGCGGCGCAGGACCCGGGCGGCACGGGCACGGCTCGCCGGGACCCTCGCCCGCGCCGTGCGCGGCTCCGCCGAACCGGTGTCGCTGCTGGAACTGGGCTGTGCGCGCAGCACGAGCGTGATCGCCATGGACCTCGCCGCGGCACTGGCGCCGGAGGGTCCGGTGGTCGTCGTCGACGGTCTGCCGGGCCGGCGGCTCGCGGGCCGCCGTCCGAAGCCGGGCGACCCGGCCGTGGTCGGCGGCGAGCGTGCCGCGGCCGTCTCGCACGAGGAACGCCGGCTCGGCGTCGGCTCTGTTGCGCCCGGCACGGCGTGGACCGACCTCCAGTACCTCGGGACCCGGACCGTGCTCGTCGTGCGTGCCGGACACGGCAGCGCCGCGTGGCTGCACACCGTGGCACGGCAGCTCGCGGACCAGCGCATCGCGGTGATCGGTGTGGTGCTGGTCGACCCCGATCCGCGTGACCGGACCGACGGCACGCTGTGGGACGGACGGCACACCGCGCTGCGCGGCCTGCGCGAGCGGACGGCCGGGCAGAACGGGACGGCCAGGCCGCGGACGGAACGGCTGCCGATGTGGGCCGCACGGGTACCGGACAACGACCAGGAGGCGCGGTAG
- the asnB gene encoding asparagine synthase (glutamine-hydrolyzing) — protein sequence MCGIAGTYRWPDGKLVTDRLTETLAHRGPDGAGRYGHSAGDGEVQLGHRRLAIIDLSGTGAQPMVSDGLALTYNGELYNAPELRAELAAAGVRFRGTSDTEVLLEAWRRWGTDCLPRLRGMFAFGIFDERTGELVLVRDQLGIKPLFLLRRGEGLVFASELKALAAATGGSLEVDHAALVASLLYYWVPDSRCAFREAEKLPPGSWLRCRPDGRVERGRFWNLKDVAAEGRERARAGERPDVAALVEESTRRHLLSDVPVATFLSGGLDSSYLTALAARHRPGISAYTIGFRAEDAKFEAMPDDLRYARQVAERFGVDLHEIEIAPNVLDLLPRMTYHLDEPIGDPAAINTFLICSAAREAGVKVMLSGMGADELFAGYRKHLANLLALRYQRVPRPLRHGLSRAVDRLPVASSRRGYRSVRFAKRFLSFAELPEETAFRRSYTMYDQDELLALVDPDLAPAVEDVLTEHADVYQDNDLDDFVNRMCLGDARMFLPGLNLAYTDRSSMAASTEVRVPYVDVEVVKAAFAVPGDRKIVGRQGKAVLKEAAGSILPREIVYRPKGLFSAPLRAWMSRDLAPLVREVVNDGELVRSGFLRRDALQRLVAADAAGQQDYSKHLWHVLTLEYWYRDATSGSGQSTRSTA from the coding sequence ATGTGTGGCATCGCGGGTACTTACCGATGGCCGGACGGGAAGCTGGTGACCGACCGGCTCACAGAGACCCTCGCCCACCGGGGTCCGGACGGAGCGGGCCGGTACGGCCACTCGGCCGGTGACGGCGAGGTGCAGCTCGGGCACCGCCGGCTCGCCATCATCGACCTGTCGGGGACCGGCGCCCAGCCGATGGTCTCGGACGGCCTCGCCCTCACGTACAACGGCGAGCTGTACAACGCGCCCGAGCTGCGTGCCGAGCTGGCGGCCGCCGGGGTGCGCTTCCGCGGTACCTCCGACACCGAGGTGCTCCTCGAGGCCTGGCGGCGCTGGGGCACGGACTGCCTGCCCCGGCTGCGCGGCATGTTCGCGTTCGGGATCTTCGACGAGCGGACCGGTGAACTGGTGCTGGTCCGGGACCAGTTGGGCATCAAGCCGCTGTTCCTGCTCCGGCGCGGCGAGGGCCTGGTGTTCGCCTCGGAGCTGAAGGCGCTCGCCGCCGCGACCGGCGGGTCCCTGGAGGTGGACCACGCGGCGCTGGTGGCCTCGCTGCTGTACTACTGGGTGCCGGACTCACGGTGCGCGTTCCGTGAAGCGGAGAAGCTGCCGCCGGGGAGCTGGCTGAGGTGCCGGCCCGACGGCCGGGTGGAGCGCGGCCGGTTCTGGAACCTGAAGGACGTCGCCGCCGAGGGCCGCGAGCGGGCCCGGGCCGGCGAGCGGCCCGATGTCGCCGCCCTCGTCGAGGAGTCGACCCGGCGCCACCTGCTCTCCGACGTACCCGTGGCGACCTTCCTCTCCGGCGGCCTCGACTCCAGCTACCTGACCGCGCTGGCGGCCCGCCACCGACCGGGGATCTCCGCCTACACGATCGGGTTCCGCGCCGAGGACGCCAAATTCGAGGCGATGCCCGACGACCTGCGTTACGCCCGGCAGGTGGCCGAGCGGTTCGGCGTCGACCTCCATGAGATCGAGATCGCCCCGAACGTGCTCGACCTGCTGCCGCGGATGACGTACCACCTGGACGAGCCGATCGGCGACCCCGCCGCGATCAACACGTTCCTCATCTGCTCGGCGGCCCGGGAGGCCGGGGTCAAGGTGATGCTCTCGGGGATGGGGGCCGACGAGCTGTTCGCCGGGTACCGCAAGCACCTCGCCAACCTGCTCGCGCTGCGCTACCAGCGGGTCCCCCGGCCCCTGCGGCACGGCCTGTCCAGGGCCGTGGACAGGCTGCCGGTCGCCTCGTCCCGCCGGGGGTACCGGTCGGTGCGCTTCGCGAAGCGGTTCCTCTCCTTCGCCGAACTGCCGGAGGAGACCGCGTTCCGGCGCAGCTACACCATGTACGACCAGGACGAGCTGCTCGCCCTGGTGGATCCGGACCTGGCCCCCGCGGTCGAGGACGTGCTGACCGAACACGCGGACGTCTACCAGGACAACGACCTCGACGACTTCGTCAACCGCATGTGCCTGGGCGACGCCCGGATGTTCCTGCCGGGCCTGAACCTCGCGTACACGGACCGCTCGAGCATGGCCGCGTCGACCGAGGTGCGGGTGCCGTACGTGGACGTCGAGGTGGTCAAGGCGGCGTTCGCCGTGCCCGGCGACCGCAAGATCGTCGGACGGCAGGGCAAGGCCGTCCTCAAGGAGGCGGCCGGCTCGATCCTGCCCCGGGAGATCGTGTACCGGCCCAAGGGCCTGTTCAGCGCCCCGCTGCGCGCCTGGATGAGCCGGGACCTGGCACCGCTGGTGCGCGAGGTGGTCAACGACGGCGAGCTCGTACGGTCCGGGTTCCTGCGCCGCGACGCGCTGCAGCGGCTCGTCGCCGCGGACGCCGCCGGGCAGCAGGACTACTCCAAGCATCTGTGGCATGTGCTGACCCTCGAGTACTGGTATCGCGACGCGACCTCTGGGTCCGGCCAGAGCACTCGGTCAACGGCTTAG
- a CDS encoding heparinase II/III family protein, whose protein sequence is MTVSSGSLGWYLRRLSRMGPREVGGRAGDAVRRRRWRSSLPDRPGVTGARFTAVLPAATVAAVPPDAAKRLLAEADRLMAGHAEYFGVARDDLADPDWCYDPKTGRRAPWGYAFDVPYRDEDAVGDIKQIWELSRHQYLTVLAAAYAISGDERYAERVAEHLRSWWAANAPLRGVHWVSGIELGIRLLSWVWIRRLLDGWPGAAGLFEDNPVALSQIWHHQRWLAAFPSRGSSANNHVIAEAAGQFAAACAFGWFPSSARWRADALRSLERHLRANTFGSGLNRELATEYHGLVLELGLAAVAEADAAGVPVPTSIRLVLLRMTDALAAVVDNRLRPPRQGDADDGHGLIVDGEGTDRWASLLATGDAVFGRLAWWPVVTGTDVRTPLLASLVRRTELSVTRPANRPAHFADAGLTVLRGPEGIWCRCDGGPHGFLSIAAHAHADALSVEVRHDGVDILADPGTYCYHGQPEWRRYFRSTLGHNTLQLDGGDQSVSGGPFLWTRHARSRVLAADTSGTSDAGTARWCAEHEGYRRSVHRRRVELTAASRELKVVDEVRGQENRAVRLAFHLGPAVTADLVGDRASLTWTRDGEARSAVLDLPGQLNWRAHRGESDPPLGWYSPGFGRKEVSTTLVGTGLADGAEGFTTVLRFHG, encoded by the coding sequence ATGACGGTGAGCTCGGGGAGTCTGGGCTGGTACCTGCGGCGGCTGTCCCGGATGGGGCCGCGGGAGGTCGGCGGCCGGGCGGGCGACGCGGTGCGCAGGCGGCGGTGGCGGTCGTCGCTGCCGGACCGCCCGGGCGTGACCGGCGCCCGGTTCACCGCGGTGCTGCCCGCCGCGACGGTCGCCGCGGTGCCGCCGGACGCCGCGAAGCGTCTCCTGGCCGAGGCGGACCGGCTGATGGCCGGGCACGCCGAGTATTTCGGGGTGGCCCGCGACGACTTGGCCGACCCGGACTGGTGCTACGACCCGAAGACCGGGCGCCGGGCTCCCTGGGGCTACGCCTTCGACGTGCCGTACCGGGACGAGGACGCGGTCGGGGACATCAAGCAGATCTGGGAGCTGTCCCGGCATCAGTACCTCACCGTGCTCGCCGCCGCCTACGCGATCAGCGGGGACGAGCGGTACGCCGAGCGGGTGGCCGAGCACCTGCGGTCGTGGTGGGCGGCCAACGCGCCGCTGCGCGGCGTGCACTGGGTCAGCGGCATCGAGCTGGGGATCCGGCTGCTGTCGTGGGTGTGGATCCGCCGGCTGCTCGACGGCTGGCCGGGCGCGGCCGGGCTGTTCGAGGACAACCCGGTGGCGTTGAGCCAGATCTGGCACCACCAGCGCTGGCTGGCCGCCTTCCCCAGCCGGGGGTCGTCGGCGAACAACCACGTCATCGCGGAGGCCGCCGGGCAGTTCGCCGCGGCCTGCGCGTTCGGGTGGTTCCCCTCCTCGGCGCGTTGGCGGGCCGACGCGCTGCGGTCGCTGGAGCGGCATCTGCGCGCCAACACCTTCGGCTCCGGTCTCAACCGCGAGCTGGCCACCGAGTATCACGGACTGGTGCTGGAGCTCGGCCTGGCCGCGGTGGCCGAGGCGGATGCCGCCGGCGTGCCGGTCCCCACGTCGATCCGGCTGGTGCTGCTGCGGATGACCGACGCGCTCGCGGCCGTCGTGGACAACCGGTTACGGCCCCCGCGCCAGGGCGACGCGGACGACGGGCACGGTCTGATCGTGGACGGCGAGGGCACCGACCGCTGGGCCTCCCTGCTGGCCACCGGGGACGCCGTGTTCGGCCGGCTCGCCTGGTGGCCGGTGGTGACCGGCACCGATGTGCGCACCCCGCTGCTGGCCTCGCTCGTCAGGCGCACCGAACTGTCCGTGACCCGCCCGGCGAACCGGCCGGCCCACTTCGCCGACGCGGGGCTCACCGTCCTGCGCGGTCCGGAAGGGATCTGGTGCCGCTGCGACGGCGGTCCGCACGGCTTCCTGTCCATCGCCGCGCACGCCCACGCGGACGCGCTGTCGGTAGAGGTCCGGCACGACGGGGTCGACATACTCGCCGACCCCGGGACGTACTGCTACCACGGGCAGCCCGAGTGGCGGAGGTACTTCCGGTCGACCCTCGGCCACAACACCCTGCAGCTGGACGGCGGTGACCAGTCCGTCTCCGGCGGCCCGTTCCTGTGGACCCGGCACGCCCGCAGCCGCGTCCTGGCCGCGGACACGTCCGGCACCTCCGACGCGGGGACGGCCCGCTGGTGTGCCGAGCACGAGGGTTACCGGCGCTCCGTGCACCGCCGCCGGGTGGAGCTGACGGCCGCGAGCCGGGAGCTGAAGGTGGTCGACGAGGTGCGCGGTCAGGAGAACCGGGCCGTGCGGCTGGCGTTCCACCTCGGCCCGGCGGTCACCGCGGACCTGGTGGGCGACCGGGCCTCGCTCACCTGGACCCGGGACGGCGAGGCCCGTTCCGCGGTGCTCGACCTGCCCGGGCAGCTGAACTGGCGGGCGCATCGCGGCGAGAGCGACCCGCCGCTGGGCTGGTACTCCCCCGGATTCGGGCGCAAGGAAGTCTCCACCACGCTGGTCGGCACCGGCCTCGCCGACGGCGCGGAGGGCTTCACCACCGTGCTCAGGTTCCACGGCTAG
- a CDS encoding glycosyltransferase, translating to MHVLVVHNRYSSAQPSGENRVVDEEVGLLRAAGHRVEVFERRSDDIAARSLLGKAAVPLLVPWNPAVRTELAARLRAERPDVVHVHNVFPLLSPAVLAACADAGVPVVATLHNYTQVCPPGTLHRDGRPCTECVGSAASLPAVRHGCYRNSRVATVPLAVSLVVNRRRWWSAVERFFCISAAQRDVLVRSGMPAERLMVKHNFVPDPGACRAGAGEHLLFLGRLADTKGVRLLMAAWDEVAADGGVGVPLVLAGAGPLEREVTAWAAGRDDVRYVGLYDPAQCRQAVARSVAVVAPSMALETFGLVVAEAMAAGVPAVAAGHGAFVELVEDGVTGLLHRPGDPASLASCIRRITAGPALGREMGLAARRRYEQGFSPAVGLERLVEGYRTAIAGRSALARGGDTRASRGDGDSR from the coding sequence ATGCACGTCCTCGTGGTGCACAACCGCTACTCCTCGGCGCAGCCGAGCGGGGAGAACAGAGTCGTCGATGAGGAGGTGGGACTGCTGCGCGCGGCCGGCCACCGGGTCGAGGTGTTCGAGCGGCGAAGCGACGACATCGCCGCCCGGTCCCTGCTGGGCAAGGCCGCGGTGCCGCTCCTCGTGCCCTGGAACCCGGCGGTCCGCACGGAACTCGCCGCCCGCCTCCGCGCCGAGCGGCCGGACGTGGTGCACGTCCACAACGTCTTCCCGCTCCTGTCGCCGGCGGTGCTGGCCGCCTGCGCCGACGCCGGCGTGCCCGTCGTCGCCACGCTGCACAACTACACGCAGGTCTGCCCGCCCGGCACGTTGCACCGGGACGGCAGGCCGTGCACCGAGTGCGTCGGGTCGGCGGCGTCGCTGCCCGCCGTCCGGCACGGCTGCTACCGGAACTCCCGGGTGGCGACGGTGCCGCTCGCGGTCAGCCTTGTCGTCAACCGGCGGCGGTGGTGGTCCGCGGTGGAGCGGTTCTTCTGCATCTCCGCGGCGCAGCGCGACGTCCTGGTGCGGTCCGGCATGCCGGCCGAGCGGCTGATGGTGAAGCACAACTTCGTGCCCGACCCGGGCGCCTGCCGCGCGGGCGCCGGCGAGCATCTGCTCTTCCTCGGCCGGCTCGCGGACACCAAGGGCGTACGGCTGCTCATGGCCGCGTGGGACGAGGTCGCCGCGGACGGCGGGGTGGGTGTGCCGCTCGTTCTCGCCGGCGCCGGGCCGTTGGAGCGGGAGGTGACCGCCTGGGCGGCGGGCCGGGACGACGTGCGGTACGTCGGCCTGTACGACCCGGCCCAGTGCCGGCAGGCGGTCGCGCGGTCGGTCGCCGTGGTGGCTCCGTCGATGGCCCTGGAGACGTTCGGCCTGGTGGTCGCGGAGGCCATGGCGGCGGGGGTCCCGGCCGTCGCCGCCGGTCACGGCGCGTTCGTCGAACTCGTCGAGGACGGGGTGACCGGCCTGCTGCACCGGCCGGGCGATCCCGCCTCGCTCGCGTCCTGCATACGCCGGATCACGGCCGGACCTGCCCTGGGCCGGGAGATGGGCCTGGCGGCCCGGCGCCGATACGAGCAGGGCTTCAGCCCGGCCGTCGGCCTGGAGCGCCTGGTGGAGGGGTACCGCACCGCGATCGCGGGGCGGTCGGCACTGGCTCGAGGCGGGGACACCCGCGCGAGCAGGGGGGATGGGGACAGCAGATGA
- a CDS encoding bi-domain-containing oxidoreductase produces the protein MKQVVQNYKSGELAVLDVPVPGCKPGGVLVRSAYSLISTGTELMKVSEAGMSMLGKARSRPDQVAKVMQSVATNGVPATYRKVMGKLDSYTPLGYSLCGVVEQVGAGIDDVKAGDLVACAGNEHALHAELNWVPKNLYTPVPDGLAPRHAAFGTVGSIALQGVRQGESKLGEVALVIGLGLIGQLVVQLLAASGVRVVGADPDPERCELAERLGAAACGDPASPAVEAAVAELTGGLGVDQVYLAAGGGSNQPVELAARLCRDRGRVVDIGKCRLDLPWNAYYEKELDVRFSRSYGPGRYDPEYELEGRDYPIGYVRWTERRNLACFLDLLARGSVDVEPLVSRIADFDDAVETYQSLKSGELKAVAVLFRYPGHAGEADAPAVAVPAVKRPVGTVPGPARAARTPVRLAFVGAGNYATSMLLPHLAQRDGVELSTVVTTTALSAANAQRKFGFAEATTDLDAVLGDKSIDAVFVVTRHSSHAELTRKALLAGKTVFVEKPLALTEDELAGVLAAVEESGNDRLQVGFNRRFAPVLREARQRFGARSGPASLRYLVNAGRLQHGSWYLRQGTEGSRFAGEGGHFIDTASWLLDADPDSVYTVATPGNEDLQVVLRYPDGSTATISYVTTGPAGFPKETLDLVADGRALRLDDFVRATVHDGRGKWVSSRLPKARDKGQNAELAAFVKAVRTGGPMPVPLESLVATTAATLAVQSGLVTGAPVTLARAR, from the coding sequence GTGAAGCAGGTTGTGCAGAACTACAAGAGCGGCGAGCTGGCGGTGCTCGACGTGCCGGTACCGGGGTGCAAGCCGGGCGGGGTGCTGGTCCGCAGCGCCTACTCGCTGATCTCCACCGGGACCGAGCTCATGAAGGTGTCGGAGGCCGGCATGTCGATGCTGGGCAAGGCCCGCTCCCGCCCGGACCAGGTGGCCAAGGTCATGCAGAGCGTGGCCACCAACGGGGTGCCCGCCACCTACCGCAAGGTGATGGGCAAGCTGGACTCCTACACGCCGCTGGGCTACTCGCTGTGCGGGGTGGTCGAGCAGGTCGGCGCCGGGATCGACGATGTGAAGGCCGGCGACCTCGTGGCCTGCGCCGGCAATGAGCACGCGTTGCACGCCGAGCTGAACTGGGTGCCCAAGAACCTCTACACCCCGGTGCCGGACGGCCTCGCACCGCGGCACGCCGCCTTCGGCACCGTCGGGTCGATCGCCCTGCAGGGTGTCCGCCAGGGCGAGTCGAAGCTCGGCGAGGTGGCACTGGTCATCGGCCTCGGTCTGATCGGGCAGTTGGTGGTGCAGCTGCTGGCCGCCTCGGGGGTCCGCGTCGTCGGTGCCGACCCCGACCCGGAGCGCTGCGAGCTCGCCGAGCGCCTGGGCGCCGCGGCCTGCGGCGATCCCGCGTCCCCGGCCGTGGAGGCCGCCGTCGCCGAGCTCACAGGCGGCCTGGGCGTGGACCAGGTGTACCTGGCCGCCGGCGGCGGCAGCAACCAGCCCGTCGAGCTGGCCGCCCGGCTGTGCCGGGACCGCGGCCGGGTCGTCGACATCGGCAAGTGCCGCCTGGACCTGCCGTGGAACGCGTACTACGAGAAGGAACTCGACGTCCGGTTCTCCCGCAGTTACGGCCCCGGGCGTTACGACCCGGAGTACGAGCTCGAGGGCCGGGACTACCCGATCGGCTACGTGCGCTGGACCGAGCGCCGCAACCTGGCGTGCTTCCTCGATCTCCTCGCCCGCGGCAGCGTCGACGTGGAGCCGCTGGTCTCCCGCATCGCCGACTTCGACGACGCCGTCGAGACGTACCAGAGCCTGAAGAGCGGCGAACTGAAGGCCGTGGCGGTGCTGTTCAGGTACCCCGGGCACGCGGGGGAAGCGGATGCCCCGGCGGTGGCCGTGCCCGCGGTGAAGCGACCCGTGGGCACGGTGCCCGGACCGGCCCGGGCCGCGCGGACGCCGGTGCGCCTCGCGTTCGTCGGCGCGGGCAACTACGCGACGTCGATGCTGCTGCCGCACCTGGCACAGCGCGACGGCGTCGAGTTGTCGACCGTCGTCACCACGACGGCGCTGTCCGCGGCCAACGCGCAACGGAAGTTCGGCTTCGCCGAGGCGACCACCGACCTCGACGCCGTGCTCGGCGACAAGTCCATCGACGCGGTGTTCGTCGTCACCCGGCACAGCTCGCACGCCGAACTGACCCGGAAGGCCCTGCTGGCCGGCAAGACCGTGTTCGTGGAGAAACCCCTGGCCCTCACCGAGGACGAACTGGCCGGCGTGCTCGCGGCAGTCGAGGAGTCCGGCAACGACCGGCTGCAGGTGGGCTTCAACCGCCGGTTCGCGCCGGTGCTGCGGGAGGCCCGGCAGCGGTTCGGCGCCCGGAGCGGTCCTGCGAGCCTGCGGTACCTGGTCAACGCGGGCCGGCTGCAGCACGGCAGCTGGTACCTCCGGCAGGGCACCGAGGGCTCGCGGTTCGCCGGCGAGGGCGGGCACTTCATCGACACGGCGAGCTGGCTGCTCGATGCCGACCCGGATTCGGTGTACACGGTCGCCACGCCCGGCAACGAGGATCTGCAGGTCGTACTGCGCTACCCGGACGGGTCCACCGCCACCATCAGCTACGTCACCACCGGCCCGGCCGGCTTCCCCAAGGAGACGCTGGACCTGGTCGCGGACGGCCGTGCGCTCCGGCTCGACGACTTCGTCCGCGCCACTGTTCACGACGGCCGCGGCAAGTGGGTCAGTTCACGGCTGCCGAAGGCCCGGGACAAGGGCCAGAACGCCGAGCTGGCCGCGTTCGTCAAGGCCGTGCGGACCGGCGGGCCGATGCCGGTGCCGCTGGAGTCGCTGGTCGCCACCACGGCGGCCACCCTCGCCGTGCAGAGCGGCCTGGTCACCGGCGCGCCGGTGACGTTGGCGAGGGCGCGATGA